Proteins encoded together in one Phyllostomus discolor isolate MPI-MPIP mPhyDis1 chromosome 6, mPhyDis1.pri.v3, whole genome shotgun sequence window:
- the LOC118501054 gene encoding transcription initiation factor TFIID subunit 4-like — protein sequence MPSGKTVLRGTGAAAGFAFLRQRFGSQGRRTNPDRRRGPAGLRLGLRAPARARRRPPTEARGGGGACGAVRVRGPAAGLEGREAGGGWAALARAGVRLPAPPARPPGPGWPPPPRPAPSLARRPDGTDRGWFELVRLHDDTRGAISSGAAARRALSVPSASAAASPLPVPPRAGSPPREGARRRAGGRAGADGAVGGPVRSAASPWGRPEAPLRCQDSAAAAATAAREGPSSAGLLL from the exons ATGCCAAGCGGAAAAACAGTGTTGCGTGGCACGGGTGCAGCGGCCGGGTTTGCATTTCTGCGGCAGCGGTTCGGATCCCAAGGCCGAAGGACGAACCCAGACCGGCGCCGAGGGCCCGCGGGACTGAGGCTCGGGCTTCGTGCGCCTGCGCGAGCCCGCCGCAGGCCGCCGACCGAGGCCCGAGGTGGGGGAGGTGCCTGCGGCGCCGTGCGCGTGCGCGGGCCTGCCGCAGGGCTGGAGGGGCGCGAGGCCGGGGGCGGATGGGCGGCGCTCGCACGCGCAGGCGTTAGGCTGcccgcgccccccgcccgccctccgGGCCCCGGttggccgccgccgccgcgccccgccccctccctcgcAAGACGCCCGGACGGAACCGATCGCGGCTGGTTTGAGCTGGTGCGTCTCCATGACGACACGCGCGGCGCTATAAGTAGCGGAGCAGCGGCGCGTCGGGCTTTGTCAGTCCCCTCTgcctccgccgccgcctccccTCTCCCGGTGCCACCTCGGGCCGGCAGTCCTCCGCGGGAGGGAGCGAGGCGGCGGGCCGGCGGCCGGGCGGGCGCTGACGGGGCGGTCGGCGGTCCTGTGCGCTCGGCGGCGTCTCCATGGGGTCGGCCTGAGGCTCCTCTGCGCTGCCAG GACagtgctgctgccgctgccactgCGGCCAGAGAAGGCCCGTCCTCCGCGGGGCTGCTTTTGTGA